AATTGAAAATAATTTTCGGATTATATTGAGCATAAATTTGTACTCCTAATTTAAATAGTTACTTTAAAAATTCTCATATATCTTTTCCAAATTCGACCATAAATTGACAAACTCCTTTATTAAAGTAAAAAATAGAGGTAGGGCTTTTAGGTATCCTACCTCTTGTTTATCAATATTCTTCTGGGAGAAGCATCATAGAAGAGACGTGGGGAAGAGACGTGGGGACGGTGGTTATGTCTTGTTGAAAATCAAAAGACATAACCACCGTCCCCACGTCCTATTTTACACTGTCAACAATGCGATTTGCAGATGAGATCGTTCCTGTAAAGGAACTAGAAACTTACCTGCCTACAGATGTACAACTGTCTGACAAGGAACTTGGCATGGCTAAAACTCTCATTGATACCTTAATTACTAAATTTGATCCATCCAATTATGAAAATGAGTATCATAAGCAAGTTATACAAATGATTGAAGATAAGGCAGGAAATGAAGATATTGCCTTAATAATCCGGTAAATGAAAAATATAATGAGGACAATAGCGATAAATCCATATGGAGCGTTTGAATTTGAATTTGAATTGCGCATCATGTTACCTGCCTTAGTGATTTTCTAAACATATTTTTCTATACATTCTAGAGATTACGTCTCTTTAAAGTCTTAATTCATGAGGAAGCGAGGGGACAGTTCTTTTGCTTCCAATATTATCTTTCATTAAAATATTAACTTTTTATTGCTTTCAAGAATAAAAAAGACTACGCTTTTGCCATTCATGGGACACAGAGACAGGTTCCTTGTCCCATTAAAAACGCTAGCTTTCAATTGTCTTTAATTTATCGCTAAGTCAAATTTAAAGAGAAGCTCCTCATAAATCTACAACTAGGTCATTATGGGTAGCTTCTCTTTTGCAAAAACTAATTCCTGCTATATTTTTACATTATATTCATTATTTTACCAAAGCAATGCTCCGTTTCAGGCTTCTTATCAATTGACAGTTTCTTTAATCCCAATAAAAATCGTAGCTTAGAATGATCTTAATTATATATTGCCTCTTCCATCTCTCGGAACAAACAACATGTCCCCGTGTCCCAATCATTGCTACTAAAATCAACAAGTCTTATCTAAAACTTTACGTATTTTTTTTGCTATCTCAATTACACTACTAAATTCACTCGATAATGCAAGTCTATCTGCTAGCATTGGACTATAGTTAAGAATTTCATGTTTACTCACATTGTGCCAAATAGGTAAAATAACTTTTTGCCCATTAAGTTCTTTAGCAACTAAAGAATTTAATTCATATTTAGTCCAAGTTTTATCTATAAATTTTTTAGATAAAACTACAATTCCATATCTTGAATTTATTAATCCCTTATCTATAGCCTCCCTTAAACTATCACCTACTTCAAATTCAAATTCATCATAGCAAATCCTAAATCCATATTTTATAAGTAACTTTGCTAAAGGTCTAACAAATTCGTCTTTATCTTCACTGGCATGGGAAATAAATGCATCATATTTCTTCGCTTTTAAGCGCGCATTTAATTTTGAAGATAATTGCTGCTGAAATGATTGCTTTTGTATTGACAACTCAATTTCGCTTGCAGCAAGCAAATATACATCAGCAATATCTTTTACTTTTTTATCTAAAAATAAATCCTTTCCGCTTGCTATATAATTATTTATTCTCGATGTTCCAGGAATAACTGCTTTAATAATTGAAGCATCCATACCTAAATGTTCATCATAAGACTGAATTAAATTTGCTAATGCTTCATCAAACCATTGTTGATATTCCAGTTGTTCTTTTGTATTACCTTTGTTGTAGAAAAAGTAAATTTTCTTTGCTTTAGGGATTCCTATCAATTGATTAGCTTGCATTTTTTTTAAATAATTATATATAGATTGTACTCCGCGCAACGCATGCATGCTGTTATTTATTGGGAAAATAATAATATCTGCTAAATATATACTTTGTCTTTCAAAACTTGTATCTGTTCCGCGTCCACTGTCACACACGATATACTTATATTTCTTTGACGTACATATATCATTAAAAAGTCGTTTCAAATTTTCTTTTCCATTAATAAGCTCTTCTTCCGTTGTTATATTCTTAATACTACTATATGTAAGAATATCTACTCCTTGAGAATTAGTGTATATAGTAATTGGAGGAATACCTATTACTTTTTGCTTCACCACGTTATTGCTTAACTTGGCATCTATATTATATAATTGATGTTCTTTAAGGACCCCTAAAATCATTGAAGCATGATCCGCTGTATTTAAATTTGCACACAAAACCTTTTCCTCAGTTAACTTAGAAATAGCTACACTCAAAAAAGCAGTAGAGCATGATTTCCCTACTCCGCCTGCACCACTGCATATTACTATAACTTTGGAAGTTTCTTCATTACCTGAAATTGGGAGATTGTATATTTCTTCAGCCATTTGAATTCATTCCTTTTTTGAAGTTATAACACTTTATCTATACTCACAACCGTTAATCATTATATTTATCAATATTGGTATCAGAGCATTTCAAGCCCATCAAATATTTCAACAAGGTTTTTATGCTTAAATGCTACCTGCTCTCCTAATCTAGAGATTTTACGTGTACAATTGTTGCTGTTTAGGGTCGATTATAAAATCCTCTAAAAACTCGGGTAAGTAGCGCTCACATATTTCTTTCCTAACGATAGCCTGTCCACCAAACAGGCGAAATACAATTACATCATCCTCCTCGTTAAGTAACATCGGCCTCCCATACATTTTTGTACATGCTTCAATCGCTTTCATCGGAATAACTGGTCTCAACCTTCTGACTTCCAACGTGCGCGTTTCATCTGACCAGCCAATCCATTCGGTTTGTCCGCCGATTACGTTATTTTCTTCAGAATGAATCCAATAATATTCAGAACTCTCATCCACAGTAGTACTTCTTTTGCATTTAAGATAACGTTTATAAAACATATTATTTTTTCCATCATGAAAAATTTTGTTTGATTCTGCTTTTAAATCTCCCTCAAAAGCCAATAGTCCAAGCAAATAGTCTGCAGAGACATCAAAGTATGTTGCGAGCTTTACCAACGCGTAGGAATCAGGTTTAGATTTATCTGTCTCGTATCTCTGAATAGATTTTATGCTAACTCCTAAATCTTCCGCTAATGTTCCTTGGCTCAAGTTGAGAGAATTTCTTAGATCTTTTATCCTTTGCCCCTGAGTTTTCATAGGCTTCCCCCTCCAATTGTCTGTATATCTCGATAATAATACAAATATTTCCGTTAGAAAACAGACAATTATGTCCTATCTGAGTAATGGGACGGTTCTTTGACTCACAATGTTACTTTCCATATGAGACACGGAAACAGATATCCCTATATGTATCTTTAAACTGTCCGTATTTCATCTTTATGTCAAATTTAAAGAGAAGCTACCCATAATCTATTAATAAGGTAGATTATGGGTAGCTTCTCTTTCATAATTATTAAATCCTGCTATATTTTTACATAAGAGGAAGCAAGAGGACAATTCTCTTGCTTCCCAATAAGAAAAACGATACGCGTCTTTAAAAACAAAACATTTTGAAACACGAAGAGTATGAAGAACACGAAGGCTTTTTTTACTATTCTTCTTTTGTTTCCTTCGTGTCCGCACTAGCGGCTTCGCGTCTTCGTGTTTAACGTTTTTTCACCCATGGGACACGGGGACAGGTTAGTTGTTTCTTACCAGATTCTCCATGAAACAGCGTACCTGTCCCTATGTTTTAATCCAGTGATTGAGATGATGTCAATAGATTCGTTAATTGAGGTGGTCGGGCAGAATTTAGCTGTAACGATTATTCCGAAGTCATATGTAGAAAACATTCATGACAGTAGGGTTCAAGCGATTTCTATCATAAACCCTATATTTAAAAAAGATGTAGGTATTGTATACAGAAAAGATAGATTTATGTCAGCTGCTACCAAGGCATTTATTCAGCAATTAAAAATTGTTATTCAGACGTCAACAGATTGAGTTTAGATATTTCCAATCTGAATGGCAGGTTACCGTTCTTTTGGGAGGCGTTTTTTTCTTAATTGTCATAAATTTGCCATATTTTTACTGTATAATCACTGTATGGAACTTCATAAGGGATGTATATTGAAGATCCGTGTAATAGAAAGAGCTAGGTATGCTCTTATAGTAAAGAGAAGAAGAGGTTAATTATGAATAACAAAAAAGAAAGAGAAAATGAGTGGCGCGGTCATCCCATTGTAATATTTACTGGACTGCTAGTGCTATACACTGCCAGTAACTCGCTTATGGCACTATTCCATTTCTAATTACAAAAATAGGCCGCAGAAAACCTGACTAGGCTTAATTTGATTTGAAAGTTAAAAATAGATAACCTATTCAATCATTCCGTTGCTTTTCCTAGGGCGGTACAATATGTTTCAGTTACTAAATAAGGGGGATAATAATATGCATCTGAACTTACTTTACAGAATATGTACAATGATTACCGTCATCATGATTTTTCTTGCTCCTGTTGTTTCGGCAGCTAGTATAGGGGAAAAACGTCAAGCTATACGAGATATGTCTAATGAAACCCTGGATAAATTGTATGAGGTGCACCCGAAGGCTAGGGAAGCTATTAAAAATGCAGCAGGATATGCCGTATTCAGCAACTACGGTATAAAAGTTATTGTGCTTGGTGGTGGTAGAGGTAAGGGAATGGTTATTGATAGGAATAGCGGTAGAGAGGTTTTTATGAAAAAAGCTGATGTCGGTTTAGGTTTG
The sequence above is a segment of the Pelosinus sp. IPA-1 genome. Coding sequences within it:
- a CDS encoding TIR domain-containing protein; amino-acid sequence: MAEEIYNLPISGNEETSKVIVICSGAGGVGKSCSTAFLSVAISKLTEEKVLCANLNTADHASMILGVLKEHQLYNIDAKLSNNVVKQKVIGIPPITIYTNSQGVDILTYSSIKNITTEEELINGKENLKRLFNDICTSKKYKYIVCDSGRGTDTSFERQSIYLADIIIFPINNSMHALRGVQSIYNYLKKMQANQLIGIPKAKKIYFFYNKGNTKEQLEYQQWFDEALANLIQSYDEHLGMDASIIKAVIPGTSRINNYIASGKDLFLDKKVKDIADVYLLAASEIELSIQKQSFQQQLSSKLNARLKAKKYDAFISHASEDKDEFVRPLAKLLIKYGFRICYDEFEFEVGDSLREAIDKGLINSRYGIVVLSKKFIDKTWTKYELNSLVAKELNGQKVILPIWHNVSKHEILNYSPMLADRLALSSEFSSVIEIAKKIRKVLDKTC
- a CDS encoding helix-turn-helix transcriptional regulator codes for the protein MKTQGQRIKDLRNSLNLSQGTLAEDLGVSIKSIQRYETDKSKPDSYALVKLATYFDVSADYLLGLLAFEGDLKAESNKIFHDGKNNMFYKRYLKCKRSTTVDESSEYYWIHSEENNVIGGQTEWIGWSDETRTLEVRRLRPVIPMKAIEACTKMYGRPMLLNEEDDVIVFRLFGGQAIVRKEICERYLPEFLEDFIIDPKQQQLYT
- a CDS encoding LysR family transcriptional regulator substrate-binding protein, with the translated sequence MFNVFSPMGHGDRLVVSYQILHETAYLSLCFNPVIEMMSIDSLIEVVGQNLAVTIIPKSYVENIHDSRVQAISIINPIFKKDVGIVYRKDRFMSAATKAFIQQLKIVIQTSTD
- a CDS encoding YSC84-related protein encodes the protein MHLNLLYRICTMITVIMIFLAPVVSAASIGEKRQAIRDMSNETLDKLYEVHPKAREAIKNAAGYAVFSNYGIKVIVLGGGRGKGMVIDRNSGREVFMKKADVGLGLGLGVKNYREVFVFEDKKALNRFIDQGWQLGGQATFAATDGVTGGAFQGAVSIWPGAWLYQITDKGLALEVTGQGTRYYKDSDLN